The following are encoded together in the Gemmatimonadaceae bacterium genome:
- a CDS encoding succinate dehydrogenase/fumarate reductase iron-sulfur subunit, which translates to MRLTLHVWRQPAANAGGRFERYEAPDVSPDMSFLEMLDVVNEGLIAQGQVPIAFDHDCREGICGMCGMVVNGVAHGPMKMTTTCQLHMRHFKDGDELWIEPWRARAFHVVKDLVVDRSAFDRIIQAGGFISAPTGAAQDANAIPVSKQDADEAMDAAACIGCGACVAACPNGSASLFTAAKISHLGLLPQGQPERYRRALRMVAQMDLENFGGCTLFGECQEACPKGISIDFIARMNRDYLGAVVTERPEKAVGGAG; encoded by the coding sequence GTGAGACTCACCCTTCACGTATGGCGGCAGCCGGCGGCCAATGCCGGAGGGCGGTTCGAGCGATATGAAGCGCCCGACGTCAGCCCCGACATGTCGTTCCTCGAGATGCTCGACGTGGTGAACGAGGGACTCATCGCCCAGGGCCAGGTGCCGATCGCGTTCGATCACGACTGTCGCGAGGGGATCTGCGGCATGTGTGGCATGGTGGTGAACGGCGTGGCGCATGGGCCGATGAAGATGACCACTACCTGCCAGCTGCACATGCGGCATTTCAAGGACGGCGACGAGTTGTGGATCGAGCCGTGGCGGGCCCGGGCGTTCCACGTCGTGAAGGATCTGGTGGTGGATCGCAGCGCCTTCGACCGGATCATCCAGGCGGGAGGGTTCATCAGCGCGCCCACGGGCGCCGCCCAGGACGCGAACGCGATTCCGGTATCCAAGCAGGACGCCGATGAGGCGATGGACGCCGCGGCCTGCATCGGCTGCGGCGCCTGCGTGGCAGCGTGCCCCAACGGCTCGGCATCGCTGTTCACGGCCGCCAAGATCTCACATCTCGGGCTGTTGCCCCAGGGGCAGCCGGAGCGCTACCGGCGCGCCCTGCGGATGGTGGCGCAGATGGATCTCGAGAACTTCGGCGGGTGCACCCTGTTCGGCGAGTGCCAGGAAGCGTGTCCCAAGGGCATCAGCATCGACTTCATCGCGCGGATGAACCGCGACTATCTGGGCGCCGTGGTGACCGAGCGCCCGGAGAAGGCGGTGGGCGGCGCGGGCTGA
- a CDS encoding molybdenum cofactor biosynthesis protein MoaE: protein MMRGAIVDRPLDPSALLAEASDPAHGAAVLFVGAVRDTNGGRGVRGIEYTAYREMAERELADILRETGARFPGARAVVEHRLGTLGLGEASVVIAVGHAHRGAAYDASRHVIEEIKRRLPIWKREHYADGTREWVHAGTGLAQPAEQAR, encoded by the coding sequence ATGATGCGAGGCGCGATCGTGGACCGTCCGCTCGATCCCTCAGCGCTGCTCGCCGAAGCCTCGGACCCCGCCCATGGCGCGGCCGTGCTCTTCGTGGGCGCCGTGCGCGATACGAACGGTGGGCGCGGCGTTCGCGGCATCGAGTATACGGCGTACCGCGAGATGGCCGAGCGCGAGTTGGCCGACATCCTTCGCGAGACGGGCGCCCGGTTTCCCGGCGCGCGCGCGGTGGTGGAACACCGGTTGGGCACCCTGGGGCTGGGCGAGGCGAGCGTGGTGATCGCCGTGGGACACGCGCACCGCGGCGCGGCATACGACGCCTCGCGCCACGTGATCGAGGAGATCAAGCGCCGGCTTCCCATCTGGAAGCGCGAGCACTACGCCGACGGCACGCGGGAGTGGGTGCACGCCGGAACGGGCCTGGCGCAGCCCGCGGAGCAGGCGCGATGA
- the nuoD gene encoding NADH dehydrogenase (quinone) subunit D, which yields MPTTKRTVEVELSTTGLDAQGRPVRVPLVTDDRGNAVAMEAPEAMEPDLAGEHMLINIGPQHPATHGVLRLVLELDGETVVRCIPHIGYLHCGFEKIGEYRQYNQIIPWTDREDYLNSPGNNVAFVLGAERLFGIEITERCTVLRVIAMELSRIISHLVWWGTTCIDIGAFTPFLWLFQERERVYELIEMWIGARLTTSLTRVGGMGADIPDGFMDKLTGFVKSFPKTIDEAERMLSKNAVWVGRTVGLGAMSADEAMNYGLSGPMLRASGVAYDVRRDFPYLDYETYDFDVPVGTSGDVYDRYLVRVEELRQSVRILEQAIRRLPDGPVNVDDHRVILPPKSKATSDMESMIHHFKQVMEGPRPPAGECYVAVESPKGEKGYYMVSDGTSKPVRWRIRPPSFVNLSAIPKMVEGHLLSDVIAINASIDIVMGEIDR from the coding sequence ATGCCAACGACCAAGCGTACGGTGGAAGTCGAACTCTCGACCACGGGCCTCGATGCGCAGGGCCGTCCGGTGCGGGTGCCCCTGGTGACCGACGACCGGGGCAACGCCGTGGCCATGGAAGCGCCCGAGGCGATGGAGCCCGATCTCGCCGGCGAGCACATGCTCATCAACATCGGTCCGCAGCACCCGGCCACGCACGGCGTGCTCCGGCTGGTGCTCGAACTCGACGGCGAGACCGTGGTGCGTTGCATTCCGCACATCGGGTACCTGCACTGCGGCTTCGAGAAGATCGGCGAATATCGCCAGTACAATCAGATCATCCCGTGGACGGATCGCGAGGACTACCTCAACTCCCCGGGCAACAACGTCGCCTTCGTGCTCGGCGCCGAGCGGCTGTTCGGGATCGAGATCACGGAACGCTGCACGGTGCTCCGGGTGATCGCGATGGAGCTGTCGCGGATCATCTCGCACCTCGTCTGGTGGGGCACCACCTGCATCGACATCGGCGCGTTCACGCCGTTCCTCTGGCTGTTCCAGGAGCGCGAACGGGTGTACGAGTTGATCGAGATGTGGATCGGCGCCCGGCTCACGACGTCGCTGACCCGCGTCGGCGGCATGGGCGCCGACATCCCCGACGGCTTCATGGACAAGCTCACCGGCTTCGTGAAGAGCTTCCCCAAGACGATCGACGAAGCCGAGCGGATGCTGTCGAAGAACGCGGTGTGGGTGGGGCGCACGGTCGGCCTCGGGGCGATGTCGGCCGACGAGGCGATGAACTACGGCCTCTCGGGCCCGATGCTCCGGGCGTCCGGCGTGGCGTACGACGTCCGCCGCGACTTCCCGTATCTGGATTACGAGACGTACGACTTCGACGTGCCGGTGGGCACGAGCGGCGACGTGTACGACCGGTATCTGGTGCGCGTGGAAGAGCTGCGCCAGTCGGTGCGGATCCTCGAGCAGGCCATCCGGCGGCTGCCCGACGGCCCGGTGAACGTCGACGACCACCGCGTGATCCTGCCGCCCAAGAGCAAGGCCACGAGCGACATGGAGTCGATGATCCATCACTTCAAGCAGGTCATGGAAGGTCCGCGGCCGCCGGCCGGCGAGTGCTACGTGGCGGTGGAGAGTCCCAAGGGCGAGAAGGGCTACTACATGGTGTCCGACGGCACGTCGAAGCCGGTGCGCTGGCGCATCCGGCCTCCGTCGTTCGTGAATCTGTCCGCCATCCCGAAGATGGTGGAGGGCCACCTGCTGTCGGACGTGATCGCCATCAACGCGAGCATCGACATCGTCATGGGCGAGATCGACCGATGA
- a CDS encoding succinate dehydrogenase cytochrome b subunit, producing the protein MSWFVNLYRSTIGKKIIMAVTGLIGIAFVVLHMVGNLQVFIGQDKFDAYAALLHGPLAEVLWVARAVLVAAVLLHVLMAWQLTQRAHAARPVDYRMRQAQVSTLASRTMRWGGVLLLAFIVFHILHFTVGTIDPAGVFHTTDAAGRHDIYGDVVASFRIWWVSGFYLLSMAFLGLHLFHGAWSSLRTLGVARPSEHPLHRRIAAAVAIAVWLGFTLVPLGVIAGIVH; encoded by the coding sequence ATGAGCTGGTTCGTCAATCTGTACCGGTCCACAATCGGGAAGAAGATCATCATGGCGGTCACGGGGCTGATCGGTATCGCCTTCGTGGTGCTGCACATGGTGGGCAACCTCCAGGTCTTCATCGGTCAGGACAAGTTCGACGCATACGCCGCGCTGCTCCACGGGCCGCTCGCCGAAGTGCTCTGGGTGGCTCGCGCCGTGCTCGTGGCCGCGGTGCTCCTCCACGTGCTGATGGCCTGGCAGCTCACGCAGCGGGCTCACGCCGCGCGGCCGGTGGACTACCGCATGCGCCAGGCGCAGGTCTCCACGCTGGCCTCGCGCACCATGCGGTGGGGCGGGGTGTTGCTGCTGGCATTCATCGTGTTCCACATCCTGCACTTCACGGTGGGGACGATCGACCCGGCGGGGGTGTTCCACACCACCGACGCCGCGGGGCGGCATGACATCTACGGCGACGTCGTGGCCAGCTTCCGCATCTGGTGGGTATCGGGGTTCTACCTCCTGTCGATGGCGTTCCTGGGGCTGCACCTGTTCCACGGCGCGTGGAGTTCGTTGCGCACCCTGGGCGTGGCGCGCCCGTCGGAGCATCCGCTGCATCGGCGCATCGCGGCCGCCGTGGCGATCGCGGTCTGGCTCGGCTTCACCCTCGTTCCGCTCGGCGTCATCGCCGGCATCGTGCACTAG
- the mdh gene encoding malate dehydrogenase, whose protein sequence is MVNKITVVGAGNVGATTAQRVAEKQLARTVVMVDVVEGIPQGKGLDQWESAPIEGFDTRVIGTNNYDDTADSDIVIITAGIARKPGMSRDDLLNTNAGIVKSVSEQIKKTSPNAIIIVVSNPLDVMCYVAKEVTGFPRQRVIGMAGVLDTARYRAFLAEALDISVRDIQAMVLGGHGDTMVPLISYTTVSGIPVTQLIDRSKLDAIVERTRAGGAEIVKYLKTGSAYYAPSSGAVQMAEAIVNDEKRILPCAAWLEGEYGQKGIFLGVPCKLGRKGIERVLEVELTSEERAALAKSADAVREPMSAVKL, encoded by the coding sequence ATGGTCAACAAGATCACGGTGGTCGGCGCAGGCAACGTCGGCGCGACGACCGCCCAACGCGTTGCAGAGAAGCAACTCGCCCGCACGGTCGTGATGGTGGACGTGGTCGAGGGCATTCCACAGGGCAAGGGTCTTGACCAGTGGGAGTCGGCTCCCATTGAAGGATTCGACACCCGTGTCATCGGCACCAACAACTACGACGATACCGCCGATTCGGACATCGTCATCATCACCGCCGGCATCGCCCGCAAGCCCGGGATGTCGCGCGACGATTTGCTGAACACCAACGCCGGCATCGTGAAGTCGGTGAGCGAACAGATCAAGAAGACGTCGCCCAATGCGATCATCATCGTCGTGTCCAATCCGCTCGACGTGATGTGCTACGTGGCCAAGGAAGTCACGGGCTTCCCGCGGCAGCGGGTGATCGGCATGGCGGGGGTGCTCGACACGGCGCGCTACCGCGCGTTCCTGGCCGAAGCGCTGGACATCTCGGTGCGCGACATCCAGGCGATGGTCCTCGGCGGCCACGGCGACACGATGGTACCGCTGATCTCGTACACCACGGTGAGCGGCATTCCGGTCACGCAGCTCATCGACCGCAGCAAGCTCGACGCGATCGTCGAGCGGACGCGCGCCGGCGGGGCCGAGATCGTGAAGTACCTCAAGACCGGTTCGGCGTACTACGCGCCGTCGTCGGGCGCCGTCCAGATGGCCGAAGCGATCGTGAATGACGAGAAGCGCATCCTGCCCTGCGCGGCGTGGCTCGAGGGCGAGTACGGCCAGAAGGGCATCTTCCTCGGCGTGCCCTGCAAGCTGGGACGCAAGGGCATCGAGCGCGTGCTCGAGGTGGAACTCACGTCGGAGGAGCGCGCGGCGTTGGCCAAGAGCGCCGACGCGGTACGCGAACCGATGAGCGCGGTCAAACTATGA
- the moaA gene encoding GTP 3',8-cyclase MoaA, translating to MSEALRDQFGRSIEYLRISVTDRCNFRCLYCMPAEGLQWLPKTEILSYEEIAETVRQLAPLGLRRLRITGGEPTIRPDLDQLVRMLRAVPGIEDIALSTNGVRLGALGARLREVGLDRVNISADSLRPDRIAAIARRNLGFDPVAAATAAQDAGLDPIKINVVVMRGVNDDEVEDFARLTLEHPWHVRFIELMPVGDMRDLTWEHVVPSDELLVRLRTLGELAAAPGPARGNGPAVYYRLPGAAGSIGVITPMSHTYCGSCNRVRLTADGRLRTCLFGDHEVDLRTPLRAGEPLEPFFRRALAEKPKEHALLQMQIGGLRALSQVGG from the coding sequence ATGAGCGAGGCGCTGCGCGATCAGTTCGGCCGCAGCATCGAGTACCTGCGGATCTCGGTCACCGACCGGTGCAACTTCCGGTGCCTGTACTGCATGCCCGCCGAGGGACTGCAGTGGCTGCCCAAGACGGAGATCCTCTCGTACGAGGAGATCGCCGAGACGGTTCGACAGCTCGCGCCGCTCGGGCTGCGCCGGCTGCGCATCACCGGCGGCGAGCCCACGATTCGGCCCGACCTCGACCAACTCGTTCGGATGCTCAGGGCCGTGCCGGGCATCGAAGACATCGCGCTCTCCACCAACGGCGTGCGCCTGGGCGCGCTCGGCGCCCGGCTGCGCGAGGTGGGACTGGACCGCGTCAACATCAGCGCCGACAGTCTGCGTCCCGACCGGATCGCGGCCATCGCGCGGCGGAACCTCGGGTTCGATCCGGTGGCGGCGGCCACGGCGGCGCAGGACGCGGGGCTCGATCCCATCAAGATCAACGTCGTGGTCATGCGCGGCGTGAACGACGACGAGGTGGAGGATTTCGCGCGTCTCACGCTGGAGCATCCGTGGCACGTGCGATTCATCGAGCTGATGCCCGTGGGAGACATGCGCGACCTCACCTGGGAGCACGTGGTCCCGAGCGACGAGCTGCTGGTGCGCCTTCGCACGCTGGGCGAACTGGCGGCGGCTCCGGGGCCCGCGCGCGGCAATGGTCCGGCGGTGTACTACCGTCTGCCGGGCGCCGCCGGGTCGATCGGCGTCATCACGCCGATGTCGCACACGTATTGCGGCTCCTGCAACCGCGTCCGCCTCACCGCCGATGGGCGGTTGCGCACCTGCCTGTTCGGCGACCACGAAGTGGACCTGCGCACCCCGCTGCGCGCCGGCGAGCCATTGGAGCCGTTCTTCCGCCGGGCGCTGGCCGAGAAGCCCAAGGAGCACGCGTTGCTGCAGATGCAGATCGGCGGGCTCCGGGCGTTGTCGCAGGTCGGGGGTTAG
- the nuoB gene encoding NADH-quinone oxidoreductase subunit NuoB, translated as MSYNPASQEGWVATKLDFLVNWARASSLWPMPFGTACCAIEFMASAASDFDLARFGMERMSFSPRQADVLICAGRVPFKLAPVLRRIWQQMPQPKWAISMGACASSGGMFDNYAVVQGIDTIIPVDVYVPGCPPRPEGLIYGIMLLQEKVKKERAADKTLRNEMEPDPKSQLYIPPSLIDELSEPFGNSVHQTRSGL; from the coding sequence GTGTCGTACAATCCGGCCTCACAGGAAGGCTGGGTGGCCACGAAGCTCGACTTTCTCGTCAACTGGGCCCGCGCCAGCTCGCTCTGGCCAATGCCGTTCGGCACCGCGTGCTGCGCCATCGAATTCATGGCCAGCGCCGCGAGCGACTTCGACCTCGCGCGGTTCGGCATGGAGCGGATGAGCTTCTCCCCGCGCCAGGCCGACGTGCTGATCTGCGCCGGCCGTGTGCCGTTCAAGCTGGCGCCCGTGCTGCGTCGCATCTGGCAGCAGATGCCGCAGCCCAAGTGGGCGATCTCCATGGGCGCCTGCGCGTCGTCGGGCGGGATGTTCGACAACTATGCGGTGGTGCAGGGCATCGACACCATCATTCCGGTGGACGTGTACGTCCCCGGGTGCCCGCCGCGGCCGGAAGGCCTGATCTACGGGATCATGCTCCTCCAGGAGAAGGTCAAGAAGGAGCGCGCGGCCGACAAGACGCTCCGCAACGAGATGGAGCCCGACCCCAAGAGCCAGCTCTACATCCCGCCGTCGCTGATCGACGAACTGTCGGAGCCGTTCGGGAATTCGGTCCACCAGACCCGGTCGGGCCTGTGA
- a CDS encoding MoaD/ThiS family protein, with the protein MTVRVLLFASYADVLGGPEIRLDLPDGSTVRELLDALRRRPGAHRLPPAPLVAVNQRYAGLGTPVTAADEVAIIPPVAGG; encoded by the coding sequence ATGACCGTGCGCGTGCTGCTCTTCGCCTCCTATGCCGACGTTCTCGGTGGTCCGGAGATCCGGCTGGACCTCCCCGACGGATCCACCGTGCGCGAGCTGCTCGACGCCTTGCGACGCCGGCCCGGCGCGCACCGGCTTCCGCCGGCTCCCCTCGTGGCCGTGAACCAGCGCTACGCCGGCCTGGGCACCCCGGTCACGGCGGCCGATGAAGTGGCGATCATCCCTCCGGTGGCGGGGGGATGA
- a CDS encoding NADH-quinone oxidoreductase subunit C, whose product MSAPFTPLVAGSALGAGAPSPATPHHVALAGGDANPSAAALQARFGDAVRRVHVVRGETNVVVADASLLDIVRWLHDDPSQQYEYLSDVTAVEFRDPEQPIEVVWHLRSIVYRRFLRLKVELTRGEPLAVSSVWDVYKGADWLERECYDMFGIAFRGHPDLRRILMWEGYREGFPLRKDFPLRGRFSRSEQLRQALAANPEARYSMEELSIADAFEDLPQEMRRRLSGGEQAGE is encoded by the coding sequence GTGAGCGCGCCGTTCACGCCCCTGGTGGCCGGCAGCGCCCTCGGCGCCGGCGCGCCGTCGCCCGCCACCCCGCACCATGTGGCGTTGGCCGGCGGCGACGCCAATCCGTCGGCCGCGGCGTTGCAGGCGCGCTTCGGTGACGCGGTGCGCCGCGTGCACGTGGTGCGCGGCGAGACCAACGTCGTCGTCGCCGACGCCTCCCTGCTCGACATCGTGCGCTGGCTGCACGACGATCCGTCGCAGCAGTACGAGTACCTCTCCGACGTGACGGCGGTGGAGTTCCGCGACCCCGAGCAGCCGATCGAGGTGGTGTGGCACCTGCGCTCCATCGTGTACCGGCGGTTCCTGCGGCTCAAGGTGGAGCTGACCCGGGGCGAACCGCTCGCCGTGTCCAGCGTCTGGGACGTGTACAAGGGAGCGGATTGGCTGGAGCGCGAGTGCTACGACATGTTCGGCATCGCGTTTCGCGGCCACCCCGATCTGCGCCGCATTCTGATGTGGGAGGGATACCGCGAAGGGTTCCCCCTCCGGAAGGACTTCCCGCTGCGGGGCCGGTTCAGCCGGTCGGAGCAGCTCCGGCAGGCGCTGGCGGCCAATCCCGAAGCCCGCTACTCGATGGAAGAGCTGTCGATCGCCGACGCGTTCGAGGACCTCCCGCAGGAAATGCGGCGCCGCCTGAGCGGCGGCGAGCAGGCGGGGGAATAG
- the dcd gene encoding dCTP deaminase: MSIMSDRWITRMAKEHGMIEPFEDRQVRAGVISYGVSSYGYDMRVAREFRIFTNVLNSIVDPKDFDPKSFVEFEGDVCIVPPNSFALARSVEYFRIPRNILTVTVGKSTYARCGIITNVTPFEPEWEGFVTLEISNTTPLPAKIYANEGIAQVLFFKGEEEPEISYKDKKGKYQGQHGVTLPRL; this comes from the coding sequence ATGAGCATCATGTCCGATCGCTGGATCACCCGCATGGCCAAGGAACACGGGATGATCGAGCCCTTCGAAGACCGCCAGGTGCGCGCCGGCGTCATCTCCTATGGCGTCAGCTCGTACGGCTACGACATGCGCGTGGCGCGGGAGTTCCGGATCTTCACGAACGTGCTGAACTCGATCGTGGATCCCAAGGACTTCGATCCCAAGAGCTTCGTGGAGTTCGAGGGGGACGTCTGCATCGTCCCGCCCAACTCGTTTGCCCTGGCCCGCTCGGTGGAGTACTTCCGCATCCCGAGGAACATCCTCACGGTGACGGTGGGCAAGTCCACCTACGCCCGGTGCGGCATCATCACCAACGTCACGCCCTTCGAGCCGGAATGGGAGGGATTCGTGACCCTGGAGATCTCGAACACCACGCCGCTCCCCGCCAAGATCTACGCCAATGAGGGGATCGCCCAGGTGCTCTTCTTCAAGGGCGAAGAGGAGCCCGAGATCTCCTACAAGGACAAGAAGGGCAAGTACCAGGGGCAGCATGGGGTGACGCTGCCGCGGCTCTGA
- the ndhC gene encoding NADH-quinone oxidoreductase subunit A, whose amino-acid sequence MERTYFPVLLLLGFAIVNAVVMLGLSHLTLRPRPTPVKQAAYESGMPPLGDARERFSVKFYMVAVLFIIFDIETVFMIPWGANFRELSCAVPLVGGACPAGQISFFGLGEMLVFMAILLVGFLYVWKKGALQWD is encoded by the coding sequence ATGGAACGCACGTATTTCCCCGTCCTGCTCCTGCTCGGCTTCGCCATCGTCAACGCGGTGGTGATGCTGGGGCTCTCCCATCTCACGCTGCGTCCGCGCCCGACGCCGGTCAAACAGGCCGCGTACGAATCCGGCATGCCGCCGCTGGGCGACGCCCGTGAGCGATTCTCGGTCAAGTTCTACATGGTCGCGGTGCTCTTCATCATCTTCGACATCGAGACCGTGTTCATGATTCCGTGGGGTGCGAACTTCCGCGAACTGTCGTGCGCGGTGCCCCTCGTGGGCGGCGCCTGTCCGGCAGGACAGATCTCGTTCTTCGGCCTCGGGGAGATGCTGGTGTTCATGGCCATTCTCCTCGTCGGTTTCCTCTACGTCTGGAAGAAGGGTGCCCTGCAATGGGACTGA
- a CDS encoding HU family DNA-binding protein, giving the protein MTKADLVEHVTAQIARTAGPMISKKDCARVVDAFLEAIKDALHDQKNIEVRGFGTFKIRHRKTRMARNPRTGSPVEVSARPVPVFKPSKELRALVADLDIEDIEDDTDSIEVSKA; this is encoded by the coding sequence ATGACCAAAGCCGATCTGGTCGAGCATGTAACGGCGCAGATCGCCCGGACTGCCGGGCCGATGATCTCGAAGAAGGACTGCGCTCGCGTCGTCGACGCCTTTCTCGAAGCCATTAAAGACGCGCTGCACGATCAGAAAAACATCGAAGTCCGCGGGTTCGGCACCTTCAAGATTCGCCATCGCAAGACCCGGATGGCGCGCAATCCGCGCACCGGATCTCCCGTCGAAGTGTCCGCCCGCCCAGTGCCGGTGTTCAAGCCCTCCAAGGAGTTGCGCGCTCTGGTGGCCGATCTGGACATCGAGGACATCGAAGACGATACCGACTCGATCGAGGTCTCCAAGGCCTGA
- a CDS encoding fumarate reductase/succinate dehydrogenase flavoprotein subunit, with translation MELKSRTPSGPVAEAWDKHKFDMKLVNPANKRKYTVIVVGSGLAGASAAASMSELGYNVKNFCFQDSPRRAHSIAAQGGINAAKNYPNDGDSIWRLFYDTVKGGDFRSRESNVYRLAQVSVQIIDQCVAQGVPFAREYGGLLTNRSFGGAQVSRTFYARGQTGQQLLLGAYQALEKEIAKGGVTMYPRTEMLDVIVVDGRARGIVVRDLVTGKIESHLADAVVLGTGGYGNVFFLSTNAKGSNVTAAWRAYKRGAAFANPCYTQIHPTCIPVSGEHQSKLTLMSESLRNDGRVWVPKKAGDTRAPGQIPEAERDYYLERKYPSFGNLSPRDISSRAAKEVCDEGRGVGPGGRGVYLDFADAIARLGQDLIAERYGNLFEMYERITGENPYKVPMRIYPAVHYTMGGLWVDYNLMSTIPGLHVIGEANFSDHGANRLGASALMQGLADGYFVIPLTIGDYLGSNKLEPITPDHPEVRAAETAVTERTKRLLSVNGKRSVTSFHRELGKLMWEYCGMARSADGLKHALAEIPKLREEFWRNVTVPGTGVELNQSLEHAGRVADFFELAELMCTDALHREESCGGHFRVEHQTADGEAKRDDEHFAYVAAWEYQGDGKAPALHKEPLAFDNVHLATRSYK, from the coding sequence ATGGAACTCAAGTCGCGCACCCCCTCGGGACCGGTCGCCGAGGCGTGGGACAAGCACAAGTTCGACATGAAGCTCGTGAACCCCGCCAACAAGCGAAAGTACACGGTCATCGTGGTCGGCTCGGGGCTCGCCGGCGCCTCGGCCGCCGCTTCGATGAGCGAGCTGGGGTACAACGTCAAGAACTTCTGCTTCCAGGACTCGCCGCGGCGGGCCCACAGCATCGCCGCCCAGGGCGGCATCAACGCCGCCAAGAACTATCCCAACGACGGCGACAGCATCTGGCGCCTGTTCTACGACACGGTCAAGGGCGGCGACTTCCGGTCGCGCGAGTCCAACGTATACCGGCTGGCGCAGGTGAGCGTGCAGATCATCGACCAGTGCGTGGCGCAGGGCGTGCCGTTCGCGCGCGAGTATGGCGGGCTGCTCACCAACCGGTCGTTCGGCGGGGCGCAGGTCTCGCGCACGTTCTATGCGCGCGGGCAGACGGGGCAGCAACTGCTCCTGGGCGCGTATCAGGCGCTGGAAAAGGAGATCGCCAAGGGCGGCGTGACGATGTATCCGCGCACCGAGATGCTCGACGTGATCGTCGTCGACGGGCGGGCGCGGGGCATCGTGGTGCGCGACCTCGTCACGGGCAAGATCGAGAGCCACCTCGCCGACGCCGTGGTGCTGGGCACCGGCGGGTACGGCAACGTGTTCTTCCTGTCCACCAACGCCAAGGGGTCGAACGTGACCGCCGCCTGGCGCGCCTACAAGCGCGGGGCGGCGTTCGCCAACCCCTGTTACACGCAGATCCATCCCACCTGCATCCCGGTGAGCGGCGAGCACCAGTCCAAGCTCACGCTGATGAGCGAGTCGCTGCGCAACGACGGGCGCGTCTGGGTGCCCAAGAAGGCCGGCGACACGCGCGCGCCGGGCCAGATTCCCGAGGCGGAGCGCGACTATTATCTCGAACGGAAGTATCCGAGCTTCGGGAATCTGTCGCCGCGCGACATCTCGTCGCGCGCGGCCAAGGAAGTGTGCGACGAAGGGCGCGGCGTGGGGCCGGGCGGTCGAGGCGTCTACCTCGACTTCGCCGACGCCATCGCGCGGCTTGGCCAGGACCTGATCGCCGAGCGCTATGGCAATCTGTTCGAGATGTACGAACGGATCACCGGCGAGAATCCGTACAAGGTGCCGATGCGCATCTATCCCGCCGTCCACTACACCATGGGCGGGCTGTGGGTGGACTACAATCTGATGAGCACCATCCCCGGCCTCCACGTGATCGGCGAAGCGAACTTCTCCGACCACGGCGCCAACCGCCTCGGCGCAAGCGCGCTGATGCAGGGGCTTGCCGACGGGTATTTCGTCATCCCGCTCACGATCGGCGACTACCTGGGGTCCAACAAACTCGAGCCGATCACGCCCGATCATCCCGAGGTCCGCGCCGCCGAGACGGCCGTGACCGAGCGCACCAAGCGCCTGCTGTCGGTGAACGGGAAGCGCTCGGTCACCTCGTTCCACCGCGAGCTGGGCAAGCTCATGTGGGAGTACTGCGGCATGGCGCGCAGCGCCGACGGGCTCAAGCATGCGCTGGCCGAGATCCCCAAGCTCCGCGAGGAGTTCTGGCGCAACGTCACGGTGCCGGGCACGGGCGTGGAGTTGAATCAGTCGCTGGAGCATGCGGGGCGCGTGGCCGATTTCTTCGAACTCGCCGAGCTGATGTGCACCGACGCGCTCCACCGGGAAGAGTCGTGCGGCGGCCACTTTCGCGTGGAGCATCAGACGGCGGACGGCGAGGCCAAGCGCGACGACGAGCACTTCGCGTACGTGGCGGCCTGGGAGTACCAGGGCGACGGGAAGGCGCCGGCGCTCCACAAGGAACCGCTGGCATTCGACAACGTGCACCTGGCCACACGGAGCTATAAGTGA